One Salmo trutta chromosome 12, fSalTru1.1, whole genome shotgun sequence genomic region harbors:
- the LOC115203535 gene encoding chymotrypsin A-like, with the protein MNCLLLLSCLAFAGAAYGCGTPAIQPVVSGYARIVNGEEAVPGSWPWQVSLQDYTGFHFCGGSLINEMWVVTAAHCSVKTSDRVILGEHDRSSNAENIETIKIGQVFKHPNYNGYTINNDITLIKLATPALFGTRVSPVCVAETNDDFPGGMTCVTSGWGLTRYNAADTPALLQQAALPLLTKAQCQKFWGSKITDLMICAGADGASSCMGDSGGPLVCEKAGAWTLVGIVSWGSGTCTTTMPGVYARVTELRSYIDQTIASN; encoded by the exons ATGAACTGTCTGCTGCTCCTCTCCTGCCTGGCCTTCGCCGGCGCAGCCTACG gCTGTGGCACCCCCGCCATCCAGCCTGTGGTGTCTGGTTACGCCCGCATCGTCAACGGTGAGGAGGCTGTGCCCGGCTCCTGGCCCTGGCAGGTGTCCCTCCAGGACTACACTGGATTCCACTTCTGCGGCGGCTCTCTGATCAACGAGATGTGGGTTGTGACTGCTGCCCACTGCAGCGTGAA GACCTCTGATCGTGTGATCCTGGGAGAGCACGATCGCTCGTCCAACGCTGAGAACATCGAGACCATAAAGATTGGCCAG GTCTTCAAGCACCCCAATTACAACGGCTACACCATCAACAACGACATCACCCTGATCAAGCTGGCCACCCCCGCCCTCTTTGGAACCCGTGTGTCCCCCGTGTGCGTTGCTGAGACCAACGATGACTTCCCCGGTGGCATGACGTGTGTGACCTCCGGCTGGGGTCTGACCCGATACAACG CTGCTGACACCCCTGCCCTGCTGCAGCAGGCTGCTCTTCCCCTGCTGACCAAGGCTCAGTGTCAGAAGTTCTGGGGCTCCAAGATCACCGACCTTATGATCTGTGCTGGAGCCGATGGCGCCTCTTCCTGCATG GGCGACTCTGGTGGCCCCCTGGTCTGTGAGAAGGCTGGTGCCTGGACCCTGGTTGGTATTGTGTCCTGGGGCAGTGGAACCTGCACCACCACTATGCCCGGAGTGTACGCCCGCGTCACCGAGCTCCGCTCCTACATCGACCAGACCATCGCCTCCAACTAA